A single Ammospiza caudacuta isolate bAmmCau1 chromosome 14, bAmmCau1.pri, whole genome shotgun sequence DNA region contains:
- the SEPTIN6 gene encoding septin-6 isoform X4 → MAAAEVARQGEGCRTVPLSGHVGFDSLPDQLVNKSVNHGFCFNILCVGETGLGKSTLMDTLFNTKFEGDPASHSQPGVQLKSSTYDLQESNVNLKLTIVSTVGFGDQINKEDSYKPIVEFIDAQFEAYLQEELKIRRVLHNYHDTRIHACLYFIAPTGHSLKSLDLVTMKKLDSKVNIIPIIAKSDAISKSELTKFKIKITSELVSNGVQIYQFPTDDESVAEINGTMNAHLPFAVIGSTEELKIGNKMMKARQYPWGTVQVENEAHCDFVKLREMLIRVNMEDLREQTHTRHYELYRRCKLEEMGFKDTDPDSKPFSLQETYEAKRNEFLGELQKKEEAMRQMFVQRVKEKEAELKEAEKELHEKFDRLKKLHQDEKKKLEDKKKSLDDEVNAFKQRKTAAELLQSQAQQAGGSQTLKRDKERKN, encoded by the exons GGTGAAGGCTGTCGCACTGTCCCCCTCTCTGGACACGTGGGATTTGATAGTTTGCCTGACCAGCTGGTTAATAAGTCAGTTAATCATGGGTTTTGTTTCAACATCCTGTGTGTGG GGGAAACTGGCCTTGGTAAGTCCACCCTCATGGACACCCTTTTCAACACCAAGTTTGAAGGTGACCCAGCATCTCACTCACAGCCTGGGGTCCAGCTGAAATCCAGTACCTATGACCTGCAGGAGAGCAATGTCAACCTCAAGCTGACTATTGTGAGCACAGTGGGCTTTGGGGATCAGATCAACAAAGAGGACAG CTACAAGCCCATTGTTGAGTTCATTGATGCTCAGTTTGAAGCCTACTTGCAAGAAGAGCTGAAGATCAGGAGGGTTTTGCACAACTACCACGACACGCGGATCCACGCCTGCCTGTACTTCATCGCTCCCACCGGCCATTCCCTGAAATCCCTGGACCTGGTCACCATGAAGAAGCTGGACAGCAAG GTGAACATCATTCCCATCATTGCCAAATCTGATGCCATTTCCAAGAGTGAGCTGACcaagtttaaaattaaaatcacaagtGAGCTGGTCAGTAATGGAGTGCAGATCTACCAGTTCCCAACAGATGACGAATCAGTGGCAGAGATAAATGGGACAATGAAT GCCCATTTGCCATTTGCAGTGATCGGGAGCACGGAGGAGCTGAAAATAGGAAACAAAATGATGAAAGCTCGTCAGTACCCTTGGGGCACAGTGCAGG TGGAGAACGAAGCTCACTGCGACTTTGTGAAGCTGCGGGAGATGCTGATCCGCGTGAACATGGAGGACCTGCGTGAGCAGACCCACACCCGCCACTACGAGCTCTACAGGCGGTGTAAGCTGGAAGAGATGGGCTTCAAGGACACTGATCCAGACAGCAAACCCTTCAG cTTACAAGAAACTTATGAGGCCAAAAGAAACGAGTTTCTGGGAGAActgcagaaaaaggaagaggCAATGAGACAGATGTTTGTCCAGAGGGTCAAGGAAAAAGAAGCTGAGTTGAAGGAGGCTGAAAAAGAG ctgcaTGAAAAGTTTGATCGCCTGAAGAAATTGCATCAggatgaaaagaagaaactggAGGATAAGAAGAAGTCTCTGGATGATGAAGTAAATGCATTTAAACAAAGGAAGACAGCAGCTGAATTGCTTCAGTCACAGGCTCAGCAGGCTGGAGGATCACAAACTCTTAAAAGGgataaggaaaggaaaaa
- the SEPTIN6 gene encoding septin-6 isoform X1: MAAAEVARQGEGCRTVPLSGHVGFDSLPDQLVNKSVNHGFCFNILCVGETGLGKSTLMDTLFNTKFEGDPASHSQPGVQLKSSTYDLQESNVNLKLTIVSTVGFGDQINKEDSYKPIVEFIDAQFEAYLQEELKIRRVLHNYHDTRIHACLYFIAPTGHSLKSLDLVTMKKLDSKVNIIPIIAKSDAISKSELTKFKIKITSELVSNGVQIYQFPTDDESVAEINGTMNAHLPFAVIGSTEELKIGNKMMKARQYPWGTVQVENEAHCDFVKLREMLIRVNMEDLREQTHTRHYELYRRCKLEEMGFKDTDPDSKPFSLQETYEAKRNEFLGELQKKEEAMRQMFVQRVKEKEAELKEAEKELHEKFDRLKKLHQDEKKKLEDKKKSLDDEVNAFKQRKTAAELLQSQAQQAGGSQTLKRDKERKNNPWLCTE; this comes from the exons GGTGAAGGCTGTCGCACTGTCCCCCTCTCTGGACACGTGGGATTTGATAGTTTGCCTGACCAGCTGGTTAATAAGTCAGTTAATCATGGGTTTTGTTTCAACATCCTGTGTGTGG GGGAAACTGGCCTTGGTAAGTCCACCCTCATGGACACCCTTTTCAACACCAAGTTTGAAGGTGACCCAGCATCTCACTCACAGCCTGGGGTCCAGCTGAAATCCAGTACCTATGACCTGCAGGAGAGCAATGTCAACCTCAAGCTGACTATTGTGAGCACAGTGGGCTTTGGGGATCAGATCAACAAAGAGGACAG CTACAAGCCCATTGTTGAGTTCATTGATGCTCAGTTTGAAGCCTACTTGCAAGAAGAGCTGAAGATCAGGAGGGTTTTGCACAACTACCACGACACGCGGATCCACGCCTGCCTGTACTTCATCGCTCCCACCGGCCATTCCCTGAAATCCCTGGACCTGGTCACCATGAAGAAGCTGGACAGCAAG GTGAACATCATTCCCATCATTGCCAAATCTGATGCCATTTCCAAGAGTGAGCTGACcaagtttaaaattaaaatcacaagtGAGCTGGTCAGTAATGGAGTGCAGATCTACCAGTTCCCAACAGATGACGAATCAGTGGCAGAGATAAATGGGACAATGAAT GCCCATTTGCCATTTGCAGTGATCGGGAGCACGGAGGAGCTGAAAATAGGAAACAAAATGATGAAAGCTCGTCAGTACCCTTGGGGCACAGTGCAGG TGGAGAACGAAGCTCACTGCGACTTTGTGAAGCTGCGGGAGATGCTGATCCGCGTGAACATGGAGGACCTGCGTGAGCAGACCCACACCCGCCACTACGAGCTCTACAGGCGGTGTAAGCTGGAAGAGATGGGCTTCAAGGACACTGATCCAGACAGCAAACCCTTCAG cTTACAAGAAACTTATGAGGCCAAAAGAAACGAGTTTCTGGGAGAActgcagaaaaaggaagaggCAATGAGACAGATGTTTGTCCAGAGGGTCAAGGAAAAAGAAGCTGAGTTGAAGGAGGCTGAAAAAGAG ctgcaTGAAAAGTTTGATCGCCTGAAGAAATTGCATCAggatgaaaagaagaaactggAGGATAAGAAGAAGTCTCTGGATGATGAAGTAAATGCATTTAAACAAAGGAAGACAGCAGCTGAATTGCTTCAGTCACAGGCTCAGCAGGCTGGAGGATCACAAACTCTTAAAAGGgataaggaaaggaaaaa
- the SEPTIN6 gene encoding septin-6 isoform X3, with protein MAAAEVARQGEGCRTVPLSGHVGFDSLPDQLVNKSVNHGFCFNILCVGETGLGKSTLMDTLFNTKFEGDPASHSQPGVQLKSSTYDLQESNVNLKLTIVSTVGFGDQINKEDSYKPIVEFIDAQFEAYLQEELKIRRVLHNYHDTRIHACLYFIAPTGHSLKSLDLVTMKKLDSKVNIIPIIAKSDAISKSELTKFKIKITSELVSNGVQIYQFPTDDESVAEINGTMNAHLPFAVIGSTEELKIGNKMMKARQYPWGTVQVENEAHCDFVKLREMLIRVNMEDLREQTHTRHYELYRRCKLEEMGFKDTDPDSKPFSLQETYEAKRNEFLGELQKKEEAMRQMFVQRVKEKEAELKEAEKELHEKFDRLKKLHQDEKKKLEDKKKSLDDEVNAFKQRKTAAELLQSQAQQAGGSQTLKRDKERKNFF; from the exons GGTGAAGGCTGTCGCACTGTCCCCCTCTCTGGACACGTGGGATTTGATAGTTTGCCTGACCAGCTGGTTAATAAGTCAGTTAATCATGGGTTTTGTTTCAACATCCTGTGTGTGG GGGAAACTGGCCTTGGTAAGTCCACCCTCATGGACACCCTTTTCAACACCAAGTTTGAAGGTGACCCAGCATCTCACTCACAGCCTGGGGTCCAGCTGAAATCCAGTACCTATGACCTGCAGGAGAGCAATGTCAACCTCAAGCTGACTATTGTGAGCACAGTGGGCTTTGGGGATCAGATCAACAAAGAGGACAG CTACAAGCCCATTGTTGAGTTCATTGATGCTCAGTTTGAAGCCTACTTGCAAGAAGAGCTGAAGATCAGGAGGGTTTTGCACAACTACCACGACACGCGGATCCACGCCTGCCTGTACTTCATCGCTCCCACCGGCCATTCCCTGAAATCCCTGGACCTGGTCACCATGAAGAAGCTGGACAGCAAG GTGAACATCATTCCCATCATTGCCAAATCTGATGCCATTTCCAAGAGTGAGCTGACcaagtttaaaattaaaatcacaagtGAGCTGGTCAGTAATGGAGTGCAGATCTACCAGTTCCCAACAGATGACGAATCAGTGGCAGAGATAAATGGGACAATGAAT GCCCATTTGCCATTTGCAGTGATCGGGAGCACGGAGGAGCTGAAAATAGGAAACAAAATGATGAAAGCTCGTCAGTACCCTTGGGGCACAGTGCAGG TGGAGAACGAAGCTCACTGCGACTTTGTGAAGCTGCGGGAGATGCTGATCCGCGTGAACATGGAGGACCTGCGTGAGCAGACCCACACCCGCCACTACGAGCTCTACAGGCGGTGTAAGCTGGAAGAGATGGGCTTCAAGGACACTGATCCAGACAGCAAACCCTTCAG cTTACAAGAAACTTATGAGGCCAAAAGAAACGAGTTTCTGGGAGAActgcagaaaaaggaagaggCAATGAGACAGATGTTTGTCCAGAGGGTCAAGGAAAAAGAAGCTGAGTTGAAGGAGGCTGAAAAAGAG ctgcaTGAAAAGTTTGATCGCCTGAAGAAATTGCATCAggatgaaaagaagaaactggAGGATAAGAAGAAGTCTCTGGATGATGAAGTAAATGCATTTAAACAAAGGAAGACAGCAGCTGAATTGCTTCAGTCACAGGCTCAGCAGGCTGGAGGATCACAAACTCTTAAAAGGgataaggaaaggaaaaa
- the SEPTIN6 gene encoding septin-6 isoform X2: MAAAEGEGCRTVPLSGHVGFDSLPDQLVNKSVNHGFCFNILCVGETGLGKSTLMDTLFNTKFEGDPASHSQPGVQLKSSTYDLQESNVNLKLTIVSTVGFGDQINKEDSYKPIVEFIDAQFEAYLQEELKIRRVLHNYHDTRIHACLYFIAPTGHSLKSLDLVTMKKLDSKVNIIPIIAKSDAISKSELTKFKIKITSELVSNGVQIYQFPTDDESVAEINGTMNAHLPFAVIGSTEELKIGNKMMKARQYPWGTVQVENEAHCDFVKLREMLIRVNMEDLREQTHTRHYELYRRCKLEEMGFKDTDPDSKPFSLQETYEAKRNEFLGELQKKEEAMRQMFVQRVKEKEAELKEAEKELHEKFDRLKKLHQDEKKKLEDKKKSLDDEVNAFKQRKTAAELLQSQAQQAGGSQTLKRDKERKNNPWLCTE, from the exons GGTGAAGGCTGTCGCACTGTCCCCCTCTCTGGACACGTGGGATTTGATAGTTTGCCTGACCAGCTGGTTAATAAGTCAGTTAATCATGGGTTTTGTTTCAACATCCTGTGTGTGG GGGAAACTGGCCTTGGTAAGTCCACCCTCATGGACACCCTTTTCAACACCAAGTTTGAAGGTGACCCAGCATCTCACTCACAGCCTGGGGTCCAGCTGAAATCCAGTACCTATGACCTGCAGGAGAGCAATGTCAACCTCAAGCTGACTATTGTGAGCACAGTGGGCTTTGGGGATCAGATCAACAAAGAGGACAG CTACAAGCCCATTGTTGAGTTCATTGATGCTCAGTTTGAAGCCTACTTGCAAGAAGAGCTGAAGATCAGGAGGGTTTTGCACAACTACCACGACACGCGGATCCACGCCTGCCTGTACTTCATCGCTCCCACCGGCCATTCCCTGAAATCCCTGGACCTGGTCACCATGAAGAAGCTGGACAGCAAG GTGAACATCATTCCCATCATTGCCAAATCTGATGCCATTTCCAAGAGTGAGCTGACcaagtttaaaattaaaatcacaagtGAGCTGGTCAGTAATGGAGTGCAGATCTACCAGTTCCCAACAGATGACGAATCAGTGGCAGAGATAAATGGGACAATGAAT GCCCATTTGCCATTTGCAGTGATCGGGAGCACGGAGGAGCTGAAAATAGGAAACAAAATGATGAAAGCTCGTCAGTACCCTTGGGGCACAGTGCAGG TGGAGAACGAAGCTCACTGCGACTTTGTGAAGCTGCGGGAGATGCTGATCCGCGTGAACATGGAGGACCTGCGTGAGCAGACCCACACCCGCCACTACGAGCTCTACAGGCGGTGTAAGCTGGAAGAGATGGGCTTCAAGGACACTGATCCAGACAGCAAACCCTTCAG cTTACAAGAAACTTATGAGGCCAAAAGAAACGAGTTTCTGGGAGAActgcagaaaaaggaagaggCAATGAGACAGATGTTTGTCCAGAGGGTCAAGGAAAAAGAAGCTGAGTTGAAGGAGGCTGAAAAAGAG ctgcaTGAAAAGTTTGATCGCCTGAAGAAATTGCATCAggatgaaaagaagaaactggAGGATAAGAAGAAGTCTCTGGATGATGAAGTAAATGCATTTAAACAAAGGAAGACAGCAGCTGAATTGCTTCAGTCACAGGCTCAGCAGGCTGGAGGATCACAAACTCTTAAAAGGgataaggaaaggaaaaa